A genomic window from Nocardioides rotundus includes:
- a CDS encoding DivIVA domain-containing protein: protein MPLTPEDVSNKRFTPVRLREGYDMGEVDQFLDEVEAELSRLTRENEELRAKVEAAQTGERPATVTEVEESETEVVETPSDTATEAPAESAAPAAAAAPVAVAGTETLRVETVPQASNAAARLLEIATRNADELVEGAKDEADKIIGEARTKAERLESESKQNADKLEADARGRSQMLDSETADRRRQLFGDLERERDTLAGDVENLRAFEREYRSRLKAYFTEQLEALDGTSDGGTAADAPAVGDNPAPKRLKSILGDD from the coding sequence ATGCCGCTGACGCCTGAGGACGTGAGCAACAAGCGATTCACTCCCGTCCGCCTTCGTGAGGGCTACGACATGGGCGAGGTCGACCAGTTCCTCGACGAGGTCGAGGCCGAGTTGTCCCGCTTGACCCGGGAGAACGAGGAGCTCCGAGCCAAGGTCGAAGCCGCTCAGACCGGCGAGCGCCCCGCCACGGTGACGGAGGTCGAGGAGTCCGAGACCGAGGTCGTGGAGACCCCGTCCGACACCGCGACCGAGGCCCCCGCCGAGAGCGCTGCCCCGGCTGCCGCCGCAGCCCCGGTCGCCGTCGCCGGCACCGAGACGCTGCGCGTCGAGACCGTCCCGCAGGCATCCAACGCCGCCGCCCGGCTGCTGGAGATCGCCACCCGCAACGCCGACGAGCTGGTCGAGGGCGCCAAGGACGAGGCCGACAAGATCATCGGCGAGGCCCGGACCAAGGCCGAGCGCCTGGAGTCGGAGTCCAAGCAGAACGCCGACAAGCTCGAGGCCGACGCCCGGGGCCGCTCGCAGATGCTCGACTCCGAGACCGCCGACCGGCGTCGCCAGCTCTTCGGCGACCTCGAGCGCGAGCGGGACACCCTGGCCGGCGACGTGGAGAACCTGCGTGCCTTCGAGCGGGAGTACCGCTCCCGACTCAAGGCCTACTTCACCGAGCAGCTGGAGGCGCTGGACGGTACGTCGGACGGCGGCACGGCCGCCGATGCCCCTGCGGTCGGCGACAACCCTGCGCCCAAGCGGCTCAAGTCGATCCTCGGCGACGACTGA
- a CDS encoding TraR/DksA family transcriptional regulator, producing the protein MARSTRKSLAGSAAKAARKVIARGSGSGASGSTKKASTAKQAPPSKAAPAKAAAKKSSTAKKAAPTKAAAAKTSSAKKSAPAKKTSSAKKAAPTKAAAKKSSTAKKAAPAKKAGSAKKAGSAKKAAPTKAAAKKSSTAKKAAPTKAAAVKTGSAKKSAPAKKTSTAKKTSTAKKTSTAKKSAPAKKSAPTKAAAPAKKASTAKKAGRKAPASALPVRADEEKWTKAELTEVVGDLQQHRDRITGLLSAHEEELAGLMRDSGDGAGHDQADLGTSSFERDQELVVLNNEREMLAQIERALGRIDNGTYGVCESCGNPIGKGRLMAFPRASLCVTCKQREERR; encoded by the coding sequence ATGGCACGCAGCACCCGGAAATCCCTGGCAGGCTCCGCGGCGAAGGCCGCGCGCAAGGTGATCGCTCGCGGGTCGGGCTCCGGCGCCTCCGGCAGCACGAAGAAGGCGAGTACGGCGAAGCAGGCACCGCCCTCCAAGGCCGCCCCCGCGAAGGCTGCGGCGAAGAAGTCGTCGACCGCCAAGAAGGCCGCTCCGACCAAGGCGGCCGCCGCGAAGACGAGCAGCGCGAAGAAGTCCGCACCGGCGAAGAAGACGAGCAGCGCGAAGAAGGCAGCTCCGACCAAGGCTGCGGCCAAGAAGTCGTCGACCGCCAAGAAGGCCGCCCCCGCGAAGAAGGCCGGCTCCGCGAAGAAGGCCGGCTCCGCGAAGAAGGCAGCTCCGACCAAGGCTGCGGCCAAGAAGTCGTCGACCGCCAAGAAGGCCGCTCCGACCAAGGCGGCCGCAGTGAAGACGGGCAGCGCGAAGAAGTCGGCCCCGGCGAAGAAGACCAGCACCGCCAAGAAGACCAGCACCGCTAAGAAGACCAGCACCGCTAAGAAGTCGGCACCTGCGAAGAAGTCCGCGCCCACCAAGGCTGCGGCACCCGCCAAGAAGGCCAGCACCGCGAAGAAGGCCGGACGCAAGGCACCGGCCTCGGCCCTGCCGGTGCGCGCCGACGAGGAGAAGTGGACCAAGGCCGAGCTCACCGAGGTCGTCGGCGACCTGCAGCAGCATCGGGACCGGATCACCGGTCTGCTCAGCGCGCACGAGGAGGAGCTGGCCGGCCTGATGCGCGACTCGGGTGACGGTGCGGGCCATGACCAGGCCGACCTCGGCACGTCCAGCTTCGAGCGGGACCAGGAGCTCGTGGTGCTCAACAACGAGCGCGAGATGCTCGCCCAGATCGAGCGGGCGCTGGGCCGGATCGACAACGGCACGTACGGCGTGTGCGAGTCCTGCGGCAACCCGATCGGCAAGGGCCGCCTGATGGCCTTCCCGCGCGCCTCGCTGTGCGTCACCTGCAAGCAGCGAGAGGAACGACGCTGA
- the lspA gene encoding signal peptidase II: MRHLQAARGTTLTTTPPEPVAPAPRRRLLATFAGLALAGWTLDLVTKNLALQRLDGQPDVPLIGDLLTLTLVRNPGAAFSLGTEATVFLSMLAIAAVLFILWWSRKLGSLWWAVALGFLLAGISGNLTDRLFRDPSPMRGHVIDMLMLPNWPVFNLADVFINTGGMMVVIAVFRGVEIDGSRAEKREEEPA, from the coding sequence GTGCGTCACCTGCAAGCAGCGAGAGGAACGACGCTGACGACGACGCCCCCCGAGCCGGTCGCGCCGGCCCCACGGCGCAGGCTGCTGGCGACCTTCGCCGGTCTCGCCCTGGCCGGCTGGACGCTCGACCTGGTCACCAAGAACCTGGCGCTGCAACGACTGGACGGACAGCCCGACGTACCCCTGATCGGCGACCTGCTCACGCTGACCCTGGTGCGCAACCCCGGCGCGGCCTTCAGCCTCGGCACCGAGGCGACGGTGTTCTTGAGCATGCTGGCGATCGCCGCGGTGCTCTTCATCCTGTGGTGGAGCCGCAAGCTCGGGAGCCTGTGGTGGGCGGTCGCCCTGGGCTTCCTGCTCGCCGGGATCTCCGGGAACCTGACCGACCGGCTCTTCCGCGACCCGAGCCCGATGCGCGGCCATGTGATCGACATGCTGATGCTGCCCAACTGGCCGGTCTTCAACCTCGCCGACGTGTTCATCAACACCGGGGGCATGATGGTGGTGATCGCGGTGTTCCGGGGCGTCGAGATCGACGGGAGCCGAGCGGAGAAGAGGGAGGAGGAGCCCGCGTGA
- a CDS encoding RluA family pseudouridine synthase, with translation MSDGDQRVVLVPEGLAGERVDAAMARMFGLSRSRSADLISQGRVQVDGSPVAKSDRVEVGAMLDVSLPRVENRLEVVPEIVEGISIVHDDDAMVVVDKPVGVAVHPSPGWSGQTVVGHLAGAGFQIATSGAPERQGIVQRLDVGTSGLMVIAKSERAYSVLKDAFRNRTVDKTYHALVQGHPDPLEGTIDAPIGRNPKYDHRFAVRSDGRPSVTHYETLEAHRFASLLEVHLETGRTHQIRVHMSALKHPCVGDLTYGADPVLARRLGLQRQWLHAVRLGFDHPETGEYVEFESPYPDDLAHALEVIRESH, from the coding sequence GTGAGCGACGGTGACCAGCGGGTGGTCCTCGTCCCCGAGGGTCTGGCCGGGGAGCGGGTGGATGCCGCGATGGCCCGGATGTTCGGCCTGTCCCGCAGCCGCTCGGCCGACCTGATCAGTCAGGGGCGGGTGCAGGTGGACGGCAGCCCGGTCGCGAAGAGCGACCGCGTGGAGGTCGGCGCGATGCTCGACGTCTCCCTGCCGCGCGTGGAGAACCGCCTCGAGGTGGTCCCCGAGATCGTCGAGGGGATCTCGATCGTCCACGACGACGACGCGATGGTCGTGGTCGACAAGCCGGTGGGCGTGGCCGTCCACCCCTCGCCCGGCTGGTCCGGTCAGACGGTGGTGGGTCACCTGGCCGGCGCCGGCTTCCAGATCGCCACCAGCGGGGCGCCCGAGCGGCAGGGCATCGTCCAGCGGCTCGACGTGGGCACCTCGGGGCTGATGGTGATCGCCAAGTCCGAGCGGGCGTACTCCGTGCTCAAGGACGCCTTCCGCAACCGCACGGTCGACAAGACCTACCACGCGCTGGTGCAGGGGCATCCGGACCCGCTCGAGGGGACGATCGACGCTCCGATCGGCCGGAACCCGAAGTACGACCACCGGTTCGCCGTGCGCTCCGACGGTCGCCCGAGCGTGACCCACTACGAGACGCTGGAGGCGCACCGCTTCGCCTCGCTGCTCGAGGTGCACCTGGAGACCGGGCGGACCCACCAGATCCGCGTGCACATGAGCGCGCTGAAGCACCCCTGCGTGGGCGACCTGACCTACGGCGCCGACCCCGTCCTGGCCCGGCGGCTGGGGCTGCAGCGCCAGTGGCTGCACGCGGTCCGGCTGGGCTTCGACCACCCGGAGACGGGGGAGTACGTCGAGTTCGAGAGCCCCTATCCCGACGACCTGGCGCACGCGCTGGAGGTGATCCGCGAGTCGCACTGA
- a CDS encoding DUF2332 domain-containing protein, whose amino-acid sequence MDLGLAERYLDFAEFARLDSPSFAAWAEGVAHDPEVQGWLADLPAIKQQPNLVFAAARWHGAETPAAYDELRRVLFGQEDAVKATIRERATQTNEVGRLATLVPAFAAVPGPLALIEVGASAGLTLFPDRYDYSWPPLGELVGSGGPRLTARAEGPVPIPAAHPEVAWRGGCDLNPLDVTDDDAMAWLRTLVWPEQADRLARLEAAVEVARREPPYIVRGDLLAELPGLLAEAGRHGTPVVFHSAVIAYLESDQRDEFAATMGDLVAAGECRWVSNEAPSVLPGVASTVPAERLVGRFVLGLDGRAVGWTHGHGHALGWL is encoded by the coding sequence ATGGACCTGGGCCTGGCCGAGCGCTACCTCGACTTCGCGGAGTTCGCCCGCCTCGACTCGCCGAGCTTCGCGGCCTGGGCCGAGGGCGTGGCCCACGACCCCGAGGTGCAGGGATGGCTCGCCGACCTCCCGGCGATCAAGCAGCAGCCCAACCTGGTCTTCGCCGCCGCACGGTGGCACGGCGCGGAGACCCCGGCGGCGTACGACGAGCTGCGGCGCGTCCTGTTCGGCCAGGAGGACGCGGTGAAGGCCACCATCCGGGAACGGGCCACGCAGACCAACGAGGTCGGCCGGCTGGCCACCCTGGTCCCGGCGTTCGCCGCCGTGCCCGGGCCGCTGGCGCTCATCGAGGTCGGTGCCAGTGCCGGGCTCACCCTGTTCCCCGACCGGTACGACTACTCCTGGCCGCCGCTGGGCGAGCTGGTCGGCAGCGGCGGGCCCCGGCTGACCGCCCGGGCGGAGGGCCCGGTGCCCATCCCGGCCGCGCATCCCGAGGTGGCCTGGCGCGGCGGGTGCGACCTCAACCCGCTGGACGTGACCGACGACGACGCCATGGCCTGGCTGCGCACGCTGGTGTGGCCCGAGCAGGCCGATCGGCTGGCCCGGCTGGAGGCGGCCGTCGAGGTGGCGCGGCGGGAGCCGCCGTACATCGTCCGCGGCGACCTGCTCGCCGAGCTGCCCGGCCTGCTGGCCGAGGCGGGCCGGCACGGCACCCCGGTGGTCTTCCACTCCGCGGTGATCGCCTACCTGGAGAGCGACCAGCGCGACGAGTTCGCGGCGACGATGGGCGATCTGGTCGCCGCGGGGGAGTGCCGTTGGGTCAGCAACGAGGCGCCCAGCGTGCTGCCCGGGGTGGCCTCCACGGTGCCCGCCGAGCGGCTGGTCGGACGGTTCGTCCTGGGGCTGGACGGCCGCGCGGTCGGGTGGACGCACGGGCACGGGCACGCGCTGGGCTGGCTCTGA
- the dnaE gene encoding DNA polymerase III subunit alpha, producing MAPGPTGEATTGSKGDFVHLHVHTEYSMLDGAARLTDLAEHAASLNMPAVAMTDHGNVFGAYEFYRACKAAGVKPIVGMEAYFTPNISRFERKRVNFYKGGPDDVSSRGAYTHMTLLAESTEGMHNLFRLSTGAWRDGFFQHPRADRELLSENAKGIIGTTGCPSGEVQVHLRHDNYAAARQAAADFQDILGRENYFLELMDHDLEIEKRVRDGLLRLAKDLDIPLLATNDSHYVHQADAKSQEHLLCINSGSTMDIPAGDGPGQRFAFSGDGYYLKSAEEMRELWEGRYQLKAACDNTLLIAERCQVEFTEGNGTFMPKFPTPDGENEDSWLVKEVDRGLHDRYPDGIPDRVRQQADYELGVITQMGFPGYFLVVADFINWAKDNGIRVGPGRGSGAGSMVAYAMRITDLDPLEHGLIFERFLNPDRVSMPDFDIDFDERRRGEVIKYVTEKYGDDRVSYIITYGTIKAKQAVKDSSRILAYPFAMGDRITKAMPATVMGKDVPLQQIFDEQHPRYGEGGEFRQLYDGDADVKKVVDTAIGIEGLKRQWGVHAAGIIMSSEPLIDVIPLLKRPSDGAMITQFDYPTCESLGLIKMDFLGLRNLTVMDDAVKNIKANRDLDVVLEDLDLEDESTFRLLQRGDTLGVFQLDGGPMRALLRSMRPDCFEDISAVGALYRPGPMGADSHNKYARRKTGREEVVPIHPELAEPLEDILGETFGLIVYQEQVMAIAQKLAGYSLGEADILRRAMGKKKKAELDKQFETFSAGMVERGYSMSAVQTLWDILLPFSDYAFNKAHSAAYGLVSYWTAYLKANYPAEYMAALLTSVKDDKDKMAIYLNECRRMKIKVLPPDVNESAANFTPVGGDIRFGLTAVRNVGGNVVDGIVSAREEQGRYTDFNDFMAKVPAHVCNKRVVDSLIKAGAFDDMGHRRRALVAIHEPAVDQYVDIKRNEAIGQDSLFAGLDEADSGFAVSVSIPEIDDWDKMTLLGHEREMLGLYVSDHPLLGLEHVLSQGTDCTIGALMLDEERAHGSQLTISGLVTGVQRRITKKGDAWATITLEDLDGAIEVLFFPSSYQLASPHLVEDTVLRVRGSLSRDKDQPELRAQEVSVPDLTGGPTGPVVLSVPSTRCTPPVVEQLADVLATHPGATEVQLRLLTRQSTKVLQLGPRVSPSPALFADLKHLLGPGCLAG from the coding sequence ATGGCCCCAGGTCCGACGGGTGAAGCCACCACCGGCTCGAAGGGTGACTTCGTTCACCTGCATGTCCACACCGAGTACTCCATGCTCGACGGGGCCGCGCGGCTCACCGATCTGGCCGAGCACGCGGCCAGCCTGAACATGCCCGCCGTGGCGATGACCGACCACGGCAACGTCTTCGGCGCCTACGAGTTCTACCGGGCGTGCAAGGCCGCCGGGGTGAAGCCGATCGTCGGGATGGAGGCCTACTTCACCCCCAACATCAGCCGGTTCGAGCGCAAGCGGGTCAACTTCTACAAGGGCGGTCCCGACGACGTCTCCAGCCGCGGCGCCTACACCCACATGACCCTGCTGGCCGAGTCCACCGAGGGCATGCACAACCTGTTCCGGCTCTCCACCGGCGCCTGGCGCGACGGGTTCTTCCAGCACCCGCGTGCGGACCGGGAGCTGCTCAGCGAGAACGCCAAGGGCATCATCGGGACCACCGGGTGCCCCTCGGGCGAGGTGCAGGTGCACCTGCGCCACGACAACTACGCCGCGGCCCGGCAGGCGGCCGCCGACTTCCAGGACATCCTCGGCCGGGAGAACTACTTCCTGGAGCTGATGGACCACGACCTGGAGATCGAGAAGCGGGTCCGCGACGGGCTGCTCCGGCTGGCCAAGGACCTGGACATCCCGCTGCTGGCCACCAACGACTCCCACTACGTGCATCAGGCCGACGCCAAGAGCCAGGAGCACCTGCTGTGCATCAACTCCGGCTCCACGATGGACATCCCCGCCGGCGACGGGCCGGGGCAGCGGTTCGCGTTCTCCGGCGACGGCTACTACCTCAAGTCCGCCGAGGAGATGCGCGAGCTGTGGGAGGGCCGCTACCAGCTCAAGGCGGCCTGCGACAACACGCTGCTGATCGCCGAGCGCTGCCAGGTCGAGTTCACCGAGGGCAACGGCACCTTCATGCCGAAGTTCCCCACGCCCGACGGGGAGAACGAGGACTCCTGGCTGGTCAAGGAGGTCGACCGCGGCCTGCACGACCGCTACCCCGACGGCATCCCCGACCGTGTCCGCCAGCAGGCCGACTACGAGCTCGGCGTCATCACCCAGATGGGCTTCCCGGGCTACTTCCTGGTGGTGGCCGACTTCATCAACTGGGCCAAGGACAACGGCATCCGGGTGGGTCCGGGGCGTGGCTCGGGTGCGGGCTCGATGGTCGCCTACGCGATGCGGATCACCGACCTCGACCCGCTCGAGCACGGACTGATCTTCGAGCGCTTCCTCAACCCCGACCGCGTCTCGATGCCGGACTTCGACATCGACTTCGACGAGCGCCGGCGCGGTGAGGTGATCAAGTACGTCACCGAGAAGTACGGCGACGACCGGGTCAGCTACATCATCACCTACGGCACCATCAAGGCCAAGCAGGCCGTCAAGGACTCCAGCCGGATCCTCGCCTACCCCTTCGCGATGGGCGACCGGATCACCAAGGCGATGCCCGCGACCGTGATGGGCAAGGACGTCCCGCTCCAGCAGATCTTCGACGAGCAGCACCCTCGCTACGGGGAGGGCGGCGAGTTCCGCCAGCTCTACGACGGCGACGCGGATGTGAAGAAGGTCGTCGACACCGCGATCGGGATCGAGGGCCTCAAGCGGCAGTGGGGCGTGCACGCCGCGGGCATCATCATGTCCAGCGAGCCGCTGATCGACGTGATCCCGCTGCTCAAGCGTCCCTCCGACGGCGCGATGATCACCCAGTTCGACTACCCGACGTGCGAGTCGCTGGGCCTGATCAAGATGGACTTCCTCGGCCTGCGCAACCTCACCGTGATGGACGACGCGGTGAAGAACATCAAGGCCAACCGCGACCTCGACGTGGTGCTGGAGGACCTGGACCTGGAGGACGAGAGCACCTTCCGGCTGCTCCAGCGCGGCGACACCCTCGGCGTCTTCCAGCTCGACGGCGGCCCGATGCGCGCGCTGCTGCGCAGCATGCGCCCGGACTGCTTCGAGGACATCTCCGCGGTCGGTGCGCTCTACCGTCCCGGCCCGATGGGCGCGGACTCCCACAACAAGTACGCGCGCCGCAAGACCGGTCGGGAGGAGGTCGTCCCGATCCACCCCGAGCTGGCCGAGCCGCTCGAGGACATCCTGGGCGAGACCTTCGGCCTGATCGTCTACCAGGAGCAGGTCATGGCGATCGCGCAGAAGCTCGCCGGCTACTCACTGGGCGAAGCGGACATCCTGCGCCGGGCCATGGGCAAGAAGAAGAAGGCCGAGCTGGACAAGCAGTTCGAGACCTTCTCCGCCGGGATGGTCGAGCGTGGCTACTCGATGTCCGCGGTCCAGACCCTGTGGGACATCCTGCTGCCCTTCTCCGACTACGCCTTCAACAAGGCGCACTCGGCCGCCTACGGCCTGGTGTCCTACTGGACGGCCTACCTCAAGGCGAACTACCCGGCCGAGTACATGGCCGCGCTCCTCACCTCGGTGAAGGACGACAAGGACAAGATGGCGATCTACCTCAACGAGTGTCGCCGGATGAAGATCAAGGTGCTGCCACCCGACGTCAACGAGTCGGCGGCCAACTTCACCCCGGTCGGCGGCGACATCCGCTTCGGGCTGACCGCGGTCCGCAACGTCGGCGGCAACGTCGTCGACGGCATCGTCAGCGCGCGCGAGGAGCAGGGCCGCTACACCGACTTCAACGACTTCATGGCCAAGGTCCCCGCCCACGTGTGCAACAAGCGGGTCGTGGACTCGCTGATCAAGGCGGGCGCCTTCGACGACATGGGGCATCGGCGGCGCGCGCTGGTCGCGATCCACGAGCCCGCGGTGGACCAGTACGTCGACATCAAGCGCAACGAGGCCATCGGGCAGGACTCGCTGTTCGCCGGGCTGGACGAGGCCGACTCCGGCTTCGCGGTGTCGGTGTCGATCCCGGAGATCGACGACTGGGACAAGATGACCCTGCTCGGCCACGAGCGGGAGATGCTCGGGCTCTACGTCTCCGACCACCCCCTGCTCGGCCTGGAGCACGTGCTCTCACAAGGCACCGACTGCACCATCGGCGCGCTGATGCTGGACGAGGAGCGGGCCCACGGGTCGCAGCTGACGATCAGCGGCCTGGTGACCGGCGTCCAGCGCCGGATCACCAAGAAGGGCGACGCCTGGGCGACCATCACCCTGGAGGACCTCGACGGCGCGATCGAGGTGCTGTTCTTCCCCAGCTCCTACCAGCTGGCCAGCCCCCACCTGGTCGAGGACACCGTGCTGCGGGTGCGCGGCAGCCTGTCCCGGGACAAGGACCAGCCCGAGCTGCGGGCCCAGGAGGTCAGCGTCCCCGACCTCACCGGCGGTCCGACCGGGCCGGTGGTGCTCAGCGTCCCCTCCACCCGCTGCACCCCGCCGGTGGTGGAGCAGCTCGCCGACGTCCTGGCCACCCACCCGGGTGCGACGGAGGTCCAGCTGCGGCTGCTCACGCGCCAGTCGACCAAGGTGCTGCAGCTGGGTCCGCGGGTCTCCCCGAGCCCGGCCCTGTTCGCGGACCTCAAGCACCTCCTGGGGCCCGGTTGCCTGGCCGGCTGA
- a CDS encoding DUF3352 domain-containing protein → MSSNLPPNGGDAGANGDPEYLEQGSGEPIVEQKRSSSRKPLLIGAAAVVGLGLVGTGVFAATQLAGGGAQPSEALPSSTLAYASIDLDPSAGQKVEAIRTLRKFPGLKKELDLNSQDDLRKRLFEEIQKDDECKGVDYAQDIEPWLGERAAAAMVESSGKPTGVGVLAITDADAAEAGVAKLQKACGGSGDTSGAFVIDGDWMVMAETKKIAQQVVDGAADGTLADDESFQKWTGEVGDPGIVTMYAAKGAMPALVRLSEAAGDQMPPGAEDQMSELTKDFRGAAATVRFDAGALELEAASEGGTGFPGLKLTNGAGPLVGDLPDDTVGAFGVALPDGWGEAMLQQMSTIAGGQVDTEQMVSQVEAQTGLSLPEDVETLTGDALVLSVGGDIDPETLANTQDPADIPIGVKVQGNPGEIEQVLEKIRTASGAPADGPLSSQTKGDLIAVGPNQQYLDDLLAGGDLAGSEVYQDVTGGQEDAAAVLFVNFNGAGDWLASLAEGQPEVQENLKPLAAAGMTAWMDGDVSHSTLRVTTD, encoded by the coding sequence ATGTCCAGCAACCTTCCGCCCAACGGCGGCGACGCGGGCGCCAACGGCGACCCGGAGTACCTCGAGCAGGGCTCCGGTGAGCCGATCGTCGAGCAGAAGAGGTCCTCGAGCAGGAAGCCGCTGCTGATCGGCGCCGCCGCCGTGGTCGGGCTCGGCCTGGTCGGCACCGGAGTGTTCGCCGCGACCCAGCTCGCGGGGGGAGGCGCCCAGCCCAGCGAGGCCCTGCCGTCCTCGACGCTGGCCTACGCCAGCATCGACCTGGACCCGTCGGCCGGCCAGAAGGTCGAGGCGATCCGGACCCTGCGCAAGTTCCCCGGGCTGAAGAAGGAGCTCGACCTGAACTCGCAGGACGACCTGCGCAAGCGGCTGTTCGAGGAGATCCAGAAGGACGACGAGTGCAAGGGCGTGGACTACGCCCAGGACATCGAGCCGTGGCTCGGCGAGCGGGCCGCGGCGGCGATGGTCGAGTCGTCGGGCAAGCCCACCGGCGTCGGCGTCCTGGCGATCACCGACGCCGACGCCGCGGAGGCGGGCGTGGCCAAGCTGCAGAAGGCGTGCGGCGGCTCCGGGGACACCTCGGGTGCGTTCGTCATCGACGGTGACTGGATGGTGATGGCCGAGACGAAGAAGATCGCCCAGCAGGTCGTCGACGGTGCCGCGGACGGGACCCTGGCCGACGACGAGAGCTTCCAGAAGTGGACCGGCGAGGTCGGCGACCCGGGCATCGTGACGATGTACGCCGCCAAGGGAGCCATGCCGGCACTCGTGCGGTTGAGCGAGGCCGCGGGCGACCAGATGCCCCCGGGCGCCGAGGACCAGATGAGCGAGCTGACCAAGGACTTCAGGGGCGCGGCCGCGACGGTCCGCTTCGACGCCGGCGCGCTGGAGCTGGAGGCCGCCTCCGAGGGCGGCACCGGCTTCCCCGGGCTCAAGCTCACCAACGGCGCGGGCCCCCTCGTGGGCGATTTGCCGGACGACACCGTCGGCGCCTTCGGCGTGGCCCTGCCCGATGGGTGGGGCGAGGCGATGCTCCAGCAGATGTCCACGATCGCCGGCGGTCAGGTCGACACCGAGCAGATGGTGTCCCAGGTGGAGGCGCAGACCGGGCTGAGCCTTCCCGAGGACGTCGAGACGCTCACCGGGGACGCGCTCGTCCTCTCCGTCGGCGGCGACATCGACCCCGAGACGCTGGCCAACACCCAGGACCCCGCCGACATCCCGATCGGTGTGAAGGTCCAGGGCAACCCCGGCGAGATCGAGCAGGTGCTGGAGAAGATCCGGACCGCCTCCGGCGCGCCCGCCGACGGCCCGCTGTCCTCCCAGACCAAGGGCGACCTCATCGCGGTCGGCCCCAACCAGCAGTACCTCGACGACCTGCTCGCCGGCGGCGACCTCGCCGGCTCGGAGGTCTACCAGGACGTGACCGGTGGCCAGGAGGACGCGGCGGCGGTCCTGTTCGTGAACTTCAACGGCGCGGGCGACTGGCTGGCCTCGCTGGCCGAGGGGCAGCCCGAGGTTCAGGAGAACCTCAAGCCCCTGGCGGCCGCGGGCATGACCGCCTGGATGGACGGCGACGTCTCCCACAGCACGCTGAGGGTGACCACCGACTGA